A region of Streptomyces sp. NBC_01788 DNA encodes the following proteins:
- a CDS encoding LysR family transcriptional regulator, which produces MRYDLDDLRLFLHIVTEGSITAGAERMHLSLPSASARVRSLEHHAGVALLIRGRRGVRPTPAGTTLARHARDVLDRTARLESAVAGYTRSPTAPLTLLAGGSAMHRLVPQGLVSFLRAHPDVDVTVRENRTPQTVRMLADGEADLGVVVDDEARDCGLRMEALGDDSLVVIGQAGGIIAGRTSLTFSEVAEHPLVGLDAGSSLRRWIEEHLGPHAPVARYRTTVADLGVLVALAAAGVGLAVVPRRAVDPEQPLAVCELQDPWARRHLLLAWGVKDGATPTATAALAEHLREAALSEGRADGRG; this is translated from the coding sequence ATGCGCTACGACCTGGACGACCTGCGGCTCTTTCTCCACATCGTGACGGAGGGGTCGATCACGGCGGGCGCCGAACGGATGCACCTGAGCCTGCCTTCCGCCAGCGCCAGGGTGCGTTCGCTGGAACACCACGCCGGCGTGGCACTGCTCATCCGCGGACGACGAGGCGTGCGGCCCACGCCGGCGGGCACGACGCTGGCACGCCACGCACGCGACGTCCTGGACCGGACCGCGCGCCTCGAAAGCGCCGTCGCCGGCTACACCCGGTCCCCGACCGCCCCGCTCACCCTGCTGGCGGGCGGATCCGCGATGCACCGGCTGGTGCCCCAGGGCCTGGTGTCGTTCCTGCGCGCGCACCCGGACGTCGACGTCACAGTGCGCGAGAACCGCACGCCGCAGACGGTGCGAATGCTCGCCGACGGCGAGGCGGATCTCGGGGTCGTCGTCGACGACGAGGCCCGCGACTGCGGCCTGCGGATGGAGGCTCTCGGCGACGACTCCCTCGTGGTGATCGGCCAGGCCGGAGGAATCATCGCCGGCCGGACGTCACTGACCTTCAGCGAGGTCGCCGAGCATCCGCTCGTCGGGCTCGACGCCGGCTCCTCGCTGCGCCGCTGGATCGAGGAGCACCTCGGGCCGCACGCTCCGGTGGCGCGCTACCGCACCACCGTGGCCGACCTCGGCGTCCTCGTCGCCCTCGCCGCCGCGGGCGTCGGGCTCGCGGTCGTACCGCGTCGCGCCGTCGACCCCGAACAGCCGCTCGCCGTCTGCGAACTGCAGGATCCCTGGGCGCGCCGCCACCTTCTGCTGGCCTGGGGCGTCAAGGACGGCGCCACGCCGACGGCCACCGCGGCGCTCGCCGAGCATTTGCGCGAGGCGGCACTGTCCGAGGGGCGCGCCGACGGTCGCGGCTAG
- a CDS encoding GDSL-type esterase/lipase family protein, with product MNTEHDWITTPVTADLLRGHLDVERTAHGLLPHRLPAGARRQIPDDQLAMAEAQPSGVRLVFRTRATTVELETLPTKRAYRGFPAPADGVYDLLVDGRLAAQTTVTGGNVRTVDMATQSAELLEGPPGTARFTDLPARDKDVEIWLPHTEITELIALRTDAPVAPAPDSGRRVWLHHGSSISHGSNAAHPTAIWPALAAARGGVELVNLGFGGSALLDPFTARAIRDTPADLISLKIGINVVNTDAMRLRAFTPAVHGFLDTIREGHPTTPLLVVSSILCPVQEDTPGPLAPDFADGTLRFKATGDPAERAAGRLTLNVIRHELARIVEQRAADDPNLHHLDGRELYGEADYAELPLPDEVHPDPAAHRRIADNFAGLAFGTGGPFAP from the coding sequence ATGAACACCGAGCACGACTGGATCACCACACCCGTCACCGCGGACCTCCTGCGCGGGCACCTGGACGTGGAGCGCACCGCGCACGGCCTGCTGCCGCACCGGCTGCCCGCCGGCGCGCGCCGGCAGATCCCCGACGACCAGCTGGCCATGGCCGAGGCCCAGCCGTCCGGCGTACGGCTGGTCTTCCGCACCCGGGCGACCACCGTCGAACTGGAGACCCTGCCCACCAAGAGGGCCTACCGCGGCTTCCCGGCCCCGGCGGACGGCGTCTACGACCTGCTGGTCGACGGCCGCCTCGCGGCCCAGACCACGGTGACCGGCGGCAACGTCCGCACCGTCGACATGGCCACCCAGTCCGCCGAACTGCTCGAAGGGCCTCCCGGCACCGCCCGGTTCACCGATCTGCCCGCGCGGGACAAGGACGTCGAGATCTGGCTTCCCCATACGGAGATCACCGAGCTGATCGCCCTGCGCACCGACGCCCCGGTCGCACCGGCGCCGGACAGTGGACGCAGGGTGTGGCTGCACCACGGCAGCTCCATCAGCCACGGCTCGAACGCCGCCCATCCGACCGCCATCTGGCCGGCCCTGGCCGCGGCCCGCGGCGGAGTGGAGCTGGTCAACCTGGGGTTCGGCGGCAGCGCGCTGCTCGACCCGTTCACCGCCCGCGCGATACGGGACACCCCCGCGGACCTGATCAGCCTCAAGATCGGCATCAATGTCGTCAACACGGACGCGATGCGCCTGCGGGCCTTCACACCCGCCGTCCACGGCTTCCTCGACACCATCCGCGAGGGGCATCCGACGACACCGTTGCTGGTCGTGTCCTCCATCCTCTGCCCGGTCCAGGAGGACACCCCCGGACCCCTCGCACCCGACTTCGCCGACGGGACCCTGCGGTTCAAGGCCACGGGCGATCCGGCCGAGCGCGCCGCCGGGCGCCTGACGCTCAACGTCATCCGCCACGAACTCGCCCGGATCGTCGAGCAGCGGGCGGCCGACGACCCGAACCTGCACCATCTCGACGGCCGTGAACTGTACGGCGAGGCGGACTACGCCGAACTCCCACTGCCCGACGAGGTCCACCCCGACCCCGCGGCGCACCGCCGCATCGCCGACAACTTCGCGGGGCTCGCGTTCGGCACCGGTGGCCCCTTCGCCCCGTGA
- a CDS encoding helix-turn-helix transcriptional regulator, with protein sequence MATAEFGKAVRRWRDRVPPEAAGLPTGERRRAAGLRREELALLAGISVDYVTRLEQGRATNPSSQVVEAMARALRLSEEERAHLFRLAGLAPPGPETVPAHITPSVQRLLDRLTGTPVAVFDASWTLLLANAPYAALMGDPSGRRGNERNGVWRHFLGPGPGARRAPRARDDHEAALVADLRTAAERYPADRRLHRLIAELRGGSERFSELWDAGAAGRHEASRKTIDHPRVGPVTLDCDVLTVAGSGLRIMVYTAEPGSGDAERLALLTVLGTQDLVER encoded by the coding sequence ATGGCGACGGCGGAGTTCGGCAAGGCGGTGCGCCGCTGGCGCGACCGGGTCCCACCCGAGGCGGCGGGGCTGCCGACCGGGGAGCGGCGGCGTGCGGCCGGGCTGCGCCGTGAGGAACTGGCCCTGCTGGCCGGGATCTCCGTCGACTACGTCACCCGGCTCGAACAGGGCCGCGCCACCAACCCCTCGTCCCAGGTCGTCGAGGCCATGGCCCGCGCGCTGCGGCTGTCGGAGGAGGAACGCGCGCACCTGTTCCGGCTGGCCGGACTCGCGCCGCCGGGCCCCGAGACGGTGCCGGCGCACATCACCCCGAGCGTCCAGCGGCTGCTGGACCGGCTGACGGGGACGCCTGTGGCGGTGTTCGACGCGTCCTGGACCCTGCTGCTGGCCAACGCGCCCTACGCGGCCCTGATGGGCGACCCGTCCGGCCGGCGCGGCAACGAGCGCAACGGCGTGTGGCGCCACTTCCTCGGCCCGGGGCCCGGTGCCCGGCGCGCACCGCGGGCGCGGGACGACCACGAGGCCGCTCTCGTCGCCGATCTGCGCACGGCCGCCGAACGCTACCCGGCCGACCGGCGGCTGCACCGGCTGATCGCCGAACTGCGCGGGGGCAGCGAGAGGTTCTCCGAGCTGTGGGACGCGGGCGCCGCCGGCCGCCACGAGGCGTCGCGCAAGACGATCGACCATCCGCGGGTCGGACCCGTCACGCTGGACTGCGACGTCCTCACCGTGGCGGGCAGCGGCCTGCGGATCATGGTCTACACGGCCGAACCCGGTTCCGGGGACGCCGAACGCCTCGCCCTTCTCACCGTCCTCGGCACACAGGATCTCGTCGAACGCTGA
- a CDS encoding SDR family oxidoreductase → MTTTLITGANKGLGYETARRLIAAGHTVYVGSRDEARGRDAAERLGDGARAVQLDVTDDASVAAAARTIESDGGLDVLVNNAGVEARGPDNGVADAADVTADLMREVFETNVFGTVRVTHAFLPLLRRSASPVVVNVSSGLASLTHVADPAHPAAAYPGVAYPASKTAVNMITVQYAKAFPAMRINAVEPGFTKTDLNGNTGTQTVEEGAEIIVRMAGLGPDGPSGGYFDVTGPLPW, encoded by the coding sequence ATGACCACAACACTGATCACCGGAGCGAACAAGGGTCTCGGGTACGAGACCGCCCGCCGTCTGATCGCCGCGGGCCACACCGTCTACGTCGGCAGCAGGGACGAGGCCCGGGGCCGCGACGCCGCCGAGCGCCTGGGTGACGGGGCCCGGGCCGTCCAGCTCGATGTCACCGACGACGCGTCCGTGGCGGCGGCGGCGAGGACGATCGAGTCCGACGGCGGTCTCGACGTGCTGGTCAACAACGCCGGCGTCGAGGCGCGCGGCCCGGACAACGGGGTGGCGGACGCGGCGGACGTCACCGCCGATCTGATGCGGGAGGTCTTCGAGACCAACGTCTTCGGCACGGTACGCGTCACCCACGCGTTCCTGCCGCTGCTGCGGCGGTCCGCGTCGCCGGTCGTGGTCAACGTCAGCAGCGGCCTGGCCTCGCTCACGCACGTGGCCGACCCCGCCCACCCCGCCGCCGCCTACCCGGGGGTCGCGTACCCGGCGTCGAAGACCGCGGTCAACATGATCACCGTGCAGTACGCGAAGGCGTTCCCGGCCATGCGGATCAACGCGGTGGAGCCCGGCTTCACCAAGACGGACCTGAACGGGAACACCGGGACCCAGACCGTCGAGGAGGGCGCCGAGATCATCGTCCGCATGGCAGGGCTGGGCCCGGACGGACCCAGCGGCGGGTACTTCGACGTGACGGGGCCGCTGCCCTGGTAG